From one Plantibacter flavus genomic stretch:
- a CDS encoding FtsK/SpoIIIE domain-containing protein, with translation MRIKLTLTRPSGSSADIVVTTDAAASIAEVASTIARVDPQGPDSANADFTLHARLPGSTETLPLPPEAPIGEAWVGSGAVIELADAGVYYSAARTGQAPAVAVVRVLSGDDAGREFTLPAGSWTIGREASCDIVLDDPLVSKRHARLEVGGEIELVDLGAANGIVVDGGIVPRLKVIEPERVLIGDTEVEIGFAGTVGRAGVVPKAGPVYFNRSPRVEQRYAGETFPAPEPPTERENQPFPLLGMLTPMLLGGAMYFFTKNPLSLIFIAMTPLMLIGNYFTGRGRNKRKLKQQIKIFDERLESLGKQLAAEREIEHDVRMREAPSTSEALKHALTRGPLLWTRRPEHWSFLNLRLGVGTMPSRNEVSAKARDSFLPEFQERLEKLKDQYATVADVPIIDNLYDAGALGIAGSPQTAGGAVNGILVQLTALHSPAEVVVSAIVSPAWSNALSWVKWLPHASSPNSPLDVGHLADSVSSGNLLLAAIEELVQTRLQAARAGDARRGAISEKQAAQERGAEIGTKSSNDTGTKSPIPAIVLLISDDVGVDRARLVQLAEIAADAGVFPIWIADDVVSLPAACRTFLQVPEAGAGVDAPATVGMVRLGYSVDDARPEFVDPVTALDYARRMASVIDAGALVEDSSDLPRSVSMVTLLGPELTTSSDAVVDRWRQNSSIHDRTPGLPPKPRRAGQLRATVGSGGVDAMHLDLRSQGPHALVGGTTGAGKSEFLQAWVLGMAAEYSPDRVSFLFVDYKGGSAFADCVTLPHCVGLVTDLSPHLVRRALTSLRAELHFREHLLNRKKAKDLLELEKRGDPDSPPALVLVIDEFAALVGEVPEFVDGVVDIAQRGRSLGIHLIMATQRPAGVIKDNLRANTNLRVALRMADESDSQDVVGVKDAAHFDPGVPGRGIAKTGPGRLSIFQSGYAGGWTSDEPKRSDIEVRELRFGGETRWEEPRAADAEEERDLGPTDQQRLVASIIAAADRASIPAPRRPWLDELAPVYDLSKLRQRSDAELLIGVADLPDSQEQRPVYFRPDVDGHIAVFGTGGSGKSTVLRTLATAAGITPRGGPVEVYGLDFGAGSLRMLEALPHVGSIIPGDDQERVIRLLRRIKEIVDERSVRYAEANASSITDYRRVSGRNDERRILLLVDGFQSFRQEYETTLGLSSWYTLFQQLITDGRQLGVNIAFSADRPGSVPTNISSGVQRRVVLRLADETGYQLLGVPKDILGPESPAGRAIVDGLEVQVAILGGSPVLSDQSVATVRLAEAMSRAGATITAPPIGALPKEIEARELPERVGDRPVLGIGDADLAPIGFDPTGAFLVGGPPGSGRTNAVASLVGAMRRFDPATRFVYFGSKRSELLRELRFDESAVTPETIAEQAKALSAAIAAETVTGRTVVVIETLSDYLNGIADPPLVELIKAIKRSDHLVIAENEVSGWSSSWPLMGEIKSARRGILLQPEQMEGDLVLRTTFPRLARKDFPQGRGMYANRGALSRVQLPIAPEFRVA, from the coding sequence ATGCGCATCAAGCTGACGTTGACCAGGCCGTCGGGCTCGTCCGCCGACATCGTCGTGACGACGGACGCGGCGGCGAGCATCGCGGAGGTCGCGTCGACCATCGCGCGCGTCGACCCGCAGGGGCCCGACTCCGCGAACGCCGACTTCACGCTGCACGCCCGCCTTCCCGGCTCGACCGAGACCCTCCCGCTCCCGCCGGAGGCCCCGATCGGCGAGGCGTGGGTCGGTTCGGGTGCCGTCATCGAGCTCGCCGACGCGGGCGTCTACTACTCCGCGGCGCGCACCGGTCAGGCGCCGGCCGTCGCGGTGGTGCGGGTCCTCTCCGGCGATGACGCCGGCCGTGAGTTCACCCTGCCGGCCGGCAGCTGGACCATCGGTCGCGAGGCGAGCTGCGACATCGTCCTCGACGATCCGCTCGTCTCGAAGCGGCACGCACGCCTCGAGGTCGGCGGCGAGATCGAACTCGTCGACCTCGGCGCGGCCAACGGCATCGTCGTCGACGGTGGCATCGTGCCTCGACTCAAGGTCATCGAGCCGGAGCGCGTGCTCATCGGCGACACCGAGGTCGAGATCGGGTTCGCCGGGACCGTCGGCCGTGCGGGCGTCGTCCCGAAGGCCGGGCCCGTGTACTTCAACCGGTCGCCGCGGGTCGAACAGCGCTACGCGGGGGAGACCTTCCCCGCCCCCGAGCCGCCGACCGAGCGTGAGAACCAGCCGTTCCCGCTCCTCGGCATGCTGACGCCGATGCTCCTCGGCGGCGCGATGTACTTCTTCACGAAGAACCCGCTGTCGCTCATCTTCATCGCCATGACGCCGCTCATGCTCATCGGCAACTACTTCACCGGTCGCGGGCGCAACAAGCGGAAGCTCAAGCAGCAGATCAAGATCTTCGACGAGCGGCTCGAGTCCCTCGGCAAGCAGCTCGCGGCCGAGCGGGAGATCGAGCACGACGTCCGCATGCGCGAGGCACCGTCCACCTCGGAGGCGCTCAAGCACGCGCTCACGCGTGGGCCACTGCTGTGGACCAGGCGCCCCGAGCACTGGTCCTTCCTGAACCTCCGGCTCGGCGTCGGCACGATGCCGTCGAGGAACGAGGTCTCGGCGAAGGCCCGCGACAGTTTCCTGCCGGAGTTCCAGGAACGGCTCGAGAAGCTCAAAGACCAGTACGCGACCGTCGCCGACGTCCCCATCATCGACAACCTCTACGACGCGGGCGCGCTCGGCATCGCCGGTTCACCGCAGACCGCCGGGGGAGCGGTGAACGGCATCCTCGTGCAGCTCACCGCCCTCCACTCGCCGGCCGAGGTCGTCGTCTCGGCGATCGTCTCGCCCGCGTGGTCGAACGCCCTCTCCTGGGTCAAGTGGCTCCCGCACGCGTCGTCGCCGAACAGCCCGCTCGACGTCGGCCACCTCGCCGACAGCGTGTCGAGCGGCAACCTGCTCCTGGCAGCGATCGAGGAACTCGTCCAGACCCGCCTGCAGGCGGCCAGGGCCGGCGACGCCCGACGCGGAGCCATCTCCGAGAAGCAGGCCGCCCAGGAGCGCGGCGCCGAGATCGGGACCAAGAGCTCCAACGACACCGGCACGAAGTCCCCGATCCCCGCGATCGTCCTGCTCATCTCCGACGACGTCGGCGTCGACCGCGCACGCCTCGTCCAGCTCGCCGAGATCGCGGCGGACGCGGGCGTCTTCCCGATCTGGATCGCCGACGACGTCGTCTCGCTGCCGGCCGCCTGCCGCACCTTCCTGCAGGTCCCGGAGGCCGGCGCCGGCGTCGACGCACCGGCGACGGTCGGCATGGTCCGCCTCGGCTACTCCGTCGACGACGCCCGCCCGGAGTTCGTCGACCCCGTGACGGCCCTCGACTACGCCAGGCGCATGGCGTCCGTGATCGACGCCGGTGCCCTCGTCGAGGACTCGAGCGACCTCCCGCGGTCGGTGTCGATGGTGACGCTGCTCGGGCCGGAGCTCACGACCTCGAGCGACGCCGTGGTCGACCGCTGGCGGCAGAACTCCTCGATCCACGACCGCACGCCCGGGCTCCCGCCGAAGCCCCGCCGGGCGGGCCAGCTGCGCGCGACCGTCGGATCGGGCGGTGTCGACGCCATGCACCTCGACCTCCGATCCCAGGGCCCGCACGCCCTCGTCGGCGGGACGACGGGTGCCGGTAAGAGCGAGTTCCTACAGGCCTGGGTGCTCGGGATGGCGGCCGAGTACAGCCCCGACCGCGTCTCGTTCCTCTTCGTCGACTACAAGGGCGGCTCGGCCTTCGCGGACTGCGTGACGCTCCCGCACTGCGTCGGACTCGTCACCGACCTCAGCCCGCACCTCGTCCGGCGGGCGCTCACGAGCCTCCGCGCCGAGCTGCACTTCCGCGAGCACCTGCTCAACCGGAAGAAGGCCAAGGACCTCCTCGAGCTCGAGAAGCGCGGCGACCCGGATTCGCCGCCCGCCCTCGTCCTCGTCATCGACGAGTTCGCGGCGCTCGTCGGCGAGGTCCCGGAGTTCGTCGACGGCGTCGTCGACATCGCCCAGCGCGGTCGCTCGCTCGGGATCCACCTCATCATGGCGACCCAGCGACCCGCCGGTGTCATCAAGGACAACCTGCGCGCCAACACCAACCTCCGCGTCGCGCTGCGCATGGCCGACGAGTCCGACAGCCAGGACGTGGTCGGCGTCAAGGACGCGGCGCACTTCGACCCGGGCGTGCCTGGGCGTGGCATCGCGAAGACCGGCCCCGGCCGCCTGAGCATCTTCCAGTCGGGCTACGCGGGCGGTTGGACGAGCGACGAGCCCAAGCGCTCCGACATCGAGGTCCGTGAGCTCCGGTTCGGCGGCGAGACGCGTTGGGAGGAGCCCCGCGCGGCCGACGCCGAGGAGGAGCGCGACCTCGGCCCCACCGACCAGCAGCGGCTCGTCGCGAGCATCATCGCCGCAGCCGACCGTGCGTCCATCCCGGCGCCGCGACGACCCTGGCTCGACGAGCTGGCACCCGTCTACGATCTCAGCAAGCTCCGTCAGCGGTCCGACGCCGAACTCCTCATCGGTGTCGCCGACCTCCCGGACTCGCAGGAGCAGCGTCCGGTCTACTTCCGGCCGGACGTCGACGGCCACATCGCCGTGTTCGGCACCGGTGGCTCGGGCAAGAGCACCGTCCTGCGGACCCTCGCGACGGCGGCCGGCATCACGCCGCGTGGCGGTCCGGTCGAGGTGTACGGCCTCGACTTCGGCGCGGGCAGCCTCCGCATGCTCGAGGCCTTGCCGCACGTCGGATCGATCATCCCCGGCGACGACCAGGAGCGCGTCATCCGACTGCTCCGCCGGATCAAGGAGATCGTCGACGAGCGCAGCGTCCGGTACGCCGAGGCGAACGCGTCCTCCATCACCGACTACCGCCGCGTCTCGGGTCGCAACGACGAGCGCCGCATCCTCCTGCTCGTCGACGGCTTCCAGTCCTTCCGGCAGGAGTACGAGACGACGCTCGGCCTGTCCTCCTGGTACACGCTGTTCCAGCAGCTCATCACCGACGGCCGGCAGCTCGGCGTGAACATCGCGTTCTCGGCCGACCGCCCGGGCTCCGTCCCGACGAACATCAGTTCCGGTGTGCAGCGGCGTGTGGTGCTGCGCCTCGCGGACGAGACCGGCTACCAGCTCCTCGGGGTGCCGAAGGACATCCTCGGCCCCGAGTCGCCCGCCGGCCGGGCGATCGTCGACGGACTCGAGGTCCAGGTCGCGATCCTCGGTGGTTCGCCGGTGCTGTCGGACCAGTCGGTCGCGACGGTCCGGCTCGCGGAGGCCATGTCCCGCGCGGGAGCCACGATCACGGCCCCGCCGATCGGCGCACTGCCGAAGGAGATCGAGGCGCGCGAGCTGCCTGAGCGCGTCGGCGACCGCCCCGTACTCGGCATCGGCGACGCCGACCTCGCACCGATCGGCTTCGACCCGACCGGCGCGTTCCTCGTCGGCGGCCCTCCCGGCAGCGGTCGGACGAACGCCGTCGCATCCCTGGTCGGCGCCATGCGACGCTTCGATCCGGCGACGCGCTTCGTCTATTTCGGCTCCAAGCGCTCGGAACTGCTGCGGGAGCTTCGCTTCGACGAGTCGGCCGTCACCCCGGAGACGATCGCCGAGCAGGCGAAGGCGCTGTCCGCGGCGATCGCGGCCGAGACGGTGACCGGCCGGACGGTCGTCGTCATCGAGACGCTGTCGGACTACCTCAACGGCATCGCCGACCCACCGCTGGTGGAGCTCATCAAGGCCATCAAGCGCAGCGACCATCTCGTGATCGCCGAGAACGAGGTGTCGGGATGGTCGTCGTCCTGGCCGCTCATGGGTGAGATCAAGAGCGCCAGGCGGGGCATCCTGCTGCAGCCGGAGCAGATGGAGGGCGATCTCGTCCTCCGGACGACCTTCCCCCGGCTCGCACGCAAGGACTTCCCGCAGGGGCGCGGAATGTACGCGAACCGCGGTGCGCTGTCGCGCGTGCAGCTGCCGATCGCGCCCGAGTTCCGCGTCGCCTGA
- a CDS encoding WXG100 family type VII secretion target, translating into MANINVNYSEIKQAAVNLTTGKGEVETTLNRLQTLINNLVSSGFQTDTASGTFNETYTAFTQSATVTIQHLDKLSGYLNNAVTTLEQTDAALAAGAGQ; encoded by the coding sequence ATGGCCAACATCAACGTCAACTACAGCGAGATCAAGCAGGCCGCCGTCAACCTGACGACGGGTAAGGGCGAGGTCGAGACCACGCTCAACCGCCTCCAGACCCTCATCAACAACCTCGTGTCCTCCGGGTTCCAGACCGACACCGCGTCCGGCACCTTCAACGAGACCTACACGGCCTTCACGCAGAGCGCGACGGTCACGATCCAGCACCTCGACAAGCTGTCGGGCTACCTCAACAACGCTGTGACCACGCTCGAGCAGACCGACGCAGCGCTCGCTGCCGGCGCCGGCCAGTAG
- a CDS encoding PP2C family protein-serine/threonine phosphatase — MTTIETARSTHTLRSEGRTDTGLVRRLNEDAFYAGAPAFVVADGMGGHERGEVASREVAAALERGIPIGIPTTTEAVVTTIVAANAVIRGIPTPNGVIGTTVAGLALVALSPQTDLHWMVFNVGDSRVYTWADGALRRITVDHSAVQELVDAGSITEAEAREHPDRNIVTKAIGVEAGIDPDVWLLPVVGRQRFLLCSDGLTGELSDERIAEVLSQGFEGAADRLVELALAAGGRDNVTALVVDVVSTSLMSSGPGYDDAGGLGYLEETMPRG, encoded by the coding sequence ATGACGACGATCGAGACCGCGCGGTCCACGCACACCCTGCGCAGCGAGGGGCGGACCGACACCGGGCTGGTCCGACGCCTGAACGAGGACGCGTTCTACGCCGGCGCGCCCGCCTTCGTCGTCGCGGACGGCATGGGCGGGCACGAACGCGGCGAGGTCGCGAGCCGTGAGGTCGCGGCGGCGCTCGAACGTGGCATCCCGATCGGCATCCCGACGACGACCGAGGCGGTCGTGACCACGATCGTCGCCGCCAACGCGGTCATCCGCGGCATCCCCACGCCGAACGGGGTCATCGGCACGACCGTCGCGGGCCTCGCGCTCGTGGCGCTGTCGCCGCAGACCGACCTCCATTGGATGGTGTTCAACGTGGGGGACTCCCGGGTGTACACCTGGGCCGACGGCGCACTCCGTCGGATCACCGTCGACCACTCGGCCGTGCAGGAACTCGTCGACGCCGGCTCCATCACGGAGGCGGAGGCGCGCGAACACCCCGATCGCAACATCGTGACGAAGGCGATCGGCGTCGAGGCCGGCATCGACCCGGACGTCTGGCTCCTTCCCGTCGTCGGGCGGCAGCGGTTCCTGCTCTGCTCCGACGGGCTCACCGGCGAGCTGTCCGACGAGCGGATCGCCGAGGTCCTGTCGCAGGGCTTCGAGGGAGCGGCAGACCGCCTCGTGGAGCTCGCGCTGGCCGCCGGTGGGCGGGACAACGTGACCGCACTGGTCGTCGACGTCGTGTCGACCTCGCTGATGTCCAGCGGCCCCGGCTACGATGACGCGGGTGGTCTCGGGTATCTTGAAGAGACGATGCCGCGAGGCTAG
- a CDS encoding FHA domain-containing protein produces MYSYEMEPAEVRRWLAVAGPGRLVLVDAQGDDSAAAAFAADLPGDASLSLIVDRLAAGGLSNTPAFAAAVCDGSGATVIVRGLAAAVVTSAAGTETVLGARATTWVEEHHADAVSVTLRSDQPNPSGVRLPLGSGAVWTTSITATLDEESTASVAAPTSDERRSTESSTDAPTAAEQLAAPPVPAPAEPAASAATSDDADDGTDGDEATPVAHIEPAQSLHVVPSVSDTQFFHDEDDPDETPSTPEEPVDEGYDFLFGQTVLRPVGAAAVDEAGDAERAAAEESAHQQAAATAVAAPEPAAAGPSDLGDHDGHTILAEDLAALRARRAAETPPARSSTPSATPLTYLELPGGTRQSLASPVVLGRAPSVSQVPASVVPTLVTLTGDDISRSHVRVAVEGGTVVVTDLHSRNGTQVVLPGQAPQSLRPGEPTPVIVGTVIDLGGGVALRVREG; encoded by the coding sequence GTGTACTCGTACGAAATGGAACCGGCCGAGGTCCGCCGTTGGCTCGCTGTGGCGGGACCCGGCAGGCTGGTGCTGGTCGACGCCCAGGGCGACGACTCCGCCGCTGCAGCATTCGCCGCAGACCTCCCGGGCGACGCGTCGCTGTCGTTGATCGTCGACCGCCTCGCCGCCGGCGGTCTCTCGAACACGCCCGCGTTCGCCGCGGCCGTCTGCGACGGATCGGGAGCGACGGTCATCGTGCGCGGGCTCGCCGCGGCCGTCGTGACGAGCGCCGCCGGGACCGAGACGGTCCTGGGCGCCCGCGCCACCACCTGGGTCGAGGAACACCACGCGGACGCGGTGAGCGTCACGCTCCGGAGCGACCAGCCGAACCCGTCCGGCGTGCGACTCCCGCTCGGGTCGGGAGCCGTCTGGACGACGTCCATCACGGCGACCCTCGACGAGGAGTCCACGGCTTCCGTCGCCGCTCCGACCAGCGACGAGCGCCGGTCGACCGAATCGTCCACCGATGCGCCGACGGCGGCGGAGCAGCTCGCGGCCCCGCCCGTCCCGGCTCCCGCCGAGCCCGCTGCGTCCGCGGCGACCTCGGACGACGCGGACGACGGGACGGACGGCGACGAGGCGACCCCGGTGGCGCACATCGAGCCGGCGCAGTCGCTCCACGTCGTGCCGTCCGTCTCCGACACCCAGTTCTTCCACGACGAGGACGACCCGGACGAGACCCCCTCCACCCCGGAGGAGCCCGTCGACGAGGGCTATGACTTCCTGTTCGGCCAGACCGTGCTCCGACCGGTCGGTGCGGCGGCGGTCGACGAGGCCGGCGACGCGGAACGCGCGGCGGCCGAGGAGTCGGCGCACCAGCAGGCGGCAGCCACCGCGGTCGCCGCGCCGGAACCCGCGGCAGCCGGACCATCGGACCTCGGCGACCACGACGGCCACACGATCCTCGCCGAGGACCTCGCCGCGCTGCGTGCGCGTCGAGCGGCCGAGACCCCGCCTGCCCGGTCGTCCACGCCGTCGGCGACCCCACTCACGTATCTCGAACTCCCCGGCGGCACTCGCCAATCGCTCGCCTCGCCCGTCGTCCTCGGCCGGGCGCCGAGCGTCTCGCAGGTCCCGGCGTCCGTCGTCCCGACACTCGTCACGCTCACTGGCGACGACATCTCGCGGAGCCACGTGCGCGTCGCGGTCGAGGGCGGCACGGTCGTCGTCACCGACCTCCACTCGCGGAACGGCACGCAGGTCGTCCTGCCCGGTCAGGCACCGCAGTCCCTCCGACCAGGGGAGCCGACACCGGTGATCGTCGGGACCGTCATCGACCTCGGCGGCGGCGTCGCGCTGCGCGTCCGAGAGGGCTGA
- a CDS encoding protein kinase domain-containing protein, which produces MRRSPSQPPAIPGLRFERQLGAGGFSDVFLYEQQLPRRQVAVKVLLAEHLSEQTREAFVAEANLMAQLSAHPYIVTIYTADVAPDGRPYLAMEYCAGPSLAEQAKLRRFAVADALRTGVRLASAVATAHAAGILHRDIKPANVLTNAYGWPALTDFGISQAVELEVPTNAGPGRPGDVGSTGASGTQTVGLSIPWSPPEMFEDEPHPDVRSDVFSLAATVYTLLAGRTPFEIPGQSNGAADLISRIERGTITPLGRDDAPASLVATLQKGLAKDRANRFESAVDFARALQRVEMELAYAPTPIDIPNLVQPQSQAPRPDTSSSASDETRVRQVPTVEAQPRPGVPSVQPPVGDETVVRSAGPLVQPIQPSAPITVGAASAPSETIRRDRLETAAAGPAEDPDAGTDGRGGRRRLTRLLVVGGVAVLAVGGIAAGIIWQGAAADPKPTAAATGAPIQLSDVPSPKPFGVNISEDGSVVTFIWDNPDPQDGDSYIYQVTSSGKNSPKVPTSTYAVDLKPSAPGAQLCIEVVIVRGGVTSPDPLEMCSQQ; this is translated from the coding sequence GTGCGCCGTTCACCCTCGCAACCGCCGGCCATCCCCGGGCTGCGGTTCGAACGACAGCTCGGAGCGGGTGGGTTCTCCGACGTCTTCCTGTACGAGCAGCAGTTGCCGAGGCGTCAGGTCGCCGTCAAGGTGCTCCTCGCCGAGCACCTCAGCGAGCAGACCCGTGAGGCCTTCGTCGCCGAGGCGAACCTCATGGCGCAGCTCTCCGCGCACCCCTACATCGTCACGATCTACACGGCGGACGTCGCCCCGGACGGACGACCATACCTCGCGATGGAGTACTGCGCGGGGCCGAGCCTCGCCGAGCAGGCGAAGCTGCGGCGGTTCGCCGTCGCCGATGCGCTGCGCACCGGCGTCCGCCTGGCCAGTGCGGTGGCGACCGCCCACGCGGCCGGCATCCTCCACCGCGACATCAAACCGGCCAACGTGCTCACCAACGCGTACGGCTGGCCGGCGCTGACCGACTTCGGCATCTCACAGGCCGTCGAACTCGAGGTTCCGACGAACGCCGGCCCCGGGCGCCCTGGCGACGTCGGTTCCACCGGTGCCTCGGGCACGCAGACGGTCGGTCTCTCCATCCCCTGGTCGCCGCCCGAGATGTTCGAGGACGAGCCGCATCCGGACGTGCGGTCCGACGTGTTCTCCCTGGCGGCGACGGTCTACACGCTCCTCGCCGGGCGGACGCCGTTCGAGATCCCCGGGCAGTCGAACGGTGCGGCCGACCTCATCAGCCGGATCGAGCGCGGGACCATCACGCCGCTCGGGCGCGACGACGCACCGGCTTCCCTCGTCGCGACGCTGCAGAAGGGCCTCGCGAAGGACCGCGCCAACCGTTTCGAGAGCGCCGTCGACTTCGCGCGGGCGTTGCAGCGCGTCGAGATGGAGCTGGCGTACGCGCCGACACCCATCGACATCCCGAACCTCGTGCAGCCGCAGTCGCAGGCCCCCCGACCGGACACGTCCAGCAGTGCGTCGGACGAGACGCGGGTCCGACAGGTCCCGACGGTCGAGGCCCAGCCACGTCCCGGCGTGCCGAGTGTGCAGCCTCCGGTCGGCGACGAGACGGTGGTCCGCTCGGCGGGACCGCTCGTGCAGCCGATCCAACCGTCGGCGCCGATCACCGTCGGAGCGGCCTCGGCGCCTTCCGAGACGATCCGCCGCGACCGCCTCGAGACCGCCGCCGCAGGTCCGGCGGAGGACCCCGATGCCGGTACGGACGGACGAGGCGGACGTCGCCGACTGACCCGCCTCCTCGTCGTGGGCGGCGTCGCGGTGCTCGCGGTCGGTGGGATCGCGGCCGGGATCATCTGGCAGGGCGCGGCCGCCGACCCGAAGCCGACCGCCGCCGCGACCGGGGCGCCGATCCAACTGAGCGACGTCCCCTCGCCGAAGCCGTTCGGGGTGAACATCAGCGAGGACGGCAGCGTCGTCACGTTCATCTGGGACAACCCGGATCCGCAGGACGGCGACTCGTACATCTACCAGGTGACGAGCAGCGGCAAGAACTCGCCGAAGGTACCGACCTCGACGTACGCGGTCGATCTGAAGCCGAGTGCTCCGGGCGCGCAGTTGTGCATCGAGGTGGTGATCGTCCGGGGCGGCGTCACCTCGCCCGATCCACTCGAGATGTGCTCGCAGCAGTAG